In one Mycobacterium sp. NBC_00419 genomic region, the following are encoded:
- a CDS encoding MetQ/NlpA family ABC transporter substrate-binding protein → MTHSIRNLCPRGKQRLRVGATPVPHAEILDHVRADLLDGNIDLQIEVLEDFDELNTALAAGRLDANFFQYRPFLADFNRRSAATLVPVVPIHIEPFGVYSCHVGDIEAVPEYAEVALPSDPVNVGRSLAMLQHLGLLECSPVQGRPLAVRDVRANPLRLILKEISGWLLGDVVEDFDLVFLFGYQAVALGVDTRAALCCDRDNPRYAEYLVARHDNHDSEPIRALGAALNSPATREFIATTYAGQLVPAF, encoded by the coding sequence ATGACACATTCGATCCGAAATCTCTGTCCCAGAGGCAAACAGCGGCTGCGGGTCGGTGCAACACCGGTGCCGCACGCCGAGATTCTCGACCACGTCCGGGCGGATCTGCTCGACGGCAACATCGATCTGCAGATCGAGGTGCTCGAGGATTTCGACGAACTCAACACCGCGCTGGCCGCGGGCCGGCTGGACGCGAACTTCTTCCAGTACCGGCCCTTCCTGGCGGACTTCAACCGCCGCAGCGCCGCCACCCTGGTCCCGGTCGTGCCGATTCACATCGAACCGTTCGGCGTTTACTCCTGCCATGTCGGCGATATCGAGGCAGTGCCGGAGTACGCCGAGGTCGCCCTGCCGTCGGACCCGGTCAACGTCGGCCGGTCGCTGGCGATGCTGCAACACCTGGGCCTGCTGGAGTGCTCGCCGGTGCAGGGCCGGCCACTGGCCGTGCGTGACGTGCGCGCCAATCCGCTGCGGCTGATCCTCAAGGAGATCAGCGGCTGGCTGCTCGGTGACGTCGTCGAGGACTTCGACCTGGTGTTCCTGTTCGGCTACCAGGCCGTGGCACTGGGCGTGGACACCCGCGCCGCGCTGTGCTGCGACCGCGACAACCCGCGCTACGCCGAGTACCTGGTGGCCCGCCACGACAACCACGACAGCGAACCGATTCGGGCCCTGGGTGCCGCCCTCAATTCGCCGGCCACCCGCGAGTTCATCGCCACCACCTATGCCGGACAGCTGGTGCCGGCGTTCTGA